A region of Campylobacter armoricus DNA encodes the following proteins:
- a CDS encoding flagellar protein FlgN — protein sequence MIKQYLDETNSILEKLINLTIEDITQIQAANHQHVNKSVENKTKLVSDFQVAKKNLDKALIDLSNQGNNKGLDELLDDEDKEKLALLKQNLNTLHQKNKEYAKLVLIIKDFYDNLLNTMFEQNGTNNAYGDKKTIPDSLFKINV from the coding sequence ATGATTAAGCAATATTTAGATGAAACAAATTCTATATTAGAAAAACTCATCAATCTTACTATAGAAGATATAACACAAATTCAAGCTGCCAATCACCAACATGTAAATAAAAGTGTAGAAAATAAAACTAAATTAGTAAGTGATTTTCAAGTTGCTAAAAAAAACCTAGATAAAGCTTTGATAGATCTTAGTAATCAAGGAAATAATAAAGGTTTAGATGAGCTGTTAGATGATGAAGATAAAGAAAAATTAGCTCTTTTAAAACAAAATTTAAATACCCTACATCAAAAAAACAAAGAATATGCCAAATTGGTCCTTATAATTAAAGATTTTTACGACAATCTTTTAAACACTATGTTTGAACAAAATGGAACAAATAATGCTTATGGAGATAAAAAAACCATTCCAGATTCATTATTTAAGATTAATGTTTAA
- a CDS encoding rod-binding protein has translation MRVDNYLASKNYSSELYENITKHNNSYKAAKNYADSAFKNDLTHIQALSDQDKALKEQTDAFEAFLIKSVLDISLKQENSLFGKDASDEIYSSMYNDTMSKALSGGLGFSKLLFDYLKERG, from the coding sequence ATGAGAGTAGATAATTATTTAGCTAGTAAAAATTATAGTAGCGAGCTTTATGAAAACATTACCAAGCATAACAATAGCTATAAGGCTGCTAAAAATTATGCAGATAGTGCTTTTAAAAACGACTTAACTCATATACAAGCATTAAGCGATCAAGACAAAGCTTTAAAAGAACAAACAGACGCTTTTGAAGCTTTTTTAATTAAAAGCGTTTTAGATATTTCCTTAAAACAAGAAAATTCTTTATTTGGAAAAGATGCAAGTGATGAAATTTATTCATCTATGTATAATGATACTATGAGTAAAGCATTAAGCGGGGGATTAGGTTTTTCAAAATTATTATTTGATTATTTAAAAGAAAGGGGTTAA
- a CDS encoding thiamine-phosphate kinase — translation MDKEKFIISAFANHINGDDGAIVDGYCYSKDLFCEDVHFKHPWMSLEQIGAKAMLVNISDAIAMNATPKYALLGLSLPKYLDIKEIENLQKGLLDTAKRFGILIIGGDTIADEKINISITIISKVNHKAVFRKGLKKGDLFAFSGKLGDSLKGLNILLRGGKLHSNHRFIKPNLRQNFFYDIAKKVRVSMDISDGLNKDLSRILSLNYLNVKFLKKLDKFSLNSGEEYEILFAFDKKHKAFIQNMAKKHRVKLNIFAKTITGRYKFYGREHHF, via the coding sequence ATGGATAAAGAAAAATTTATTATAAGTGCTTTTGCTAATCATATTAATGGTGATGATGGCGCTATAGTGGATGGGTATTGTTATTCTAAAGATTTATTTTGCGAAGATGTGCATTTTAAACATCCATGGATGAGTTTGGAGCAAATTGGAGCAAAGGCTATGCTTGTAAATATTTCAGATGCTATAGCTATGAATGCTACGCCAAAATATGCACTTTTAGGGCTTTCTTTGCCAAAATATTTAGATATAAAAGAAATTGAAAATTTACAAAAAGGATTGTTGGATACTGCAAAAAGATTTGGTATTTTAATTATAGGCGGTGATACAATCGCAGATGAAAAAATAAATATTAGCATAACTATTATTTCTAAAGTTAATCATAAAGCAGTTTTTAGGAAAGGTTTAAAAAAAGGAGATTTATTTGCTTTTAGCGGAAAATTGGGTGATAGTTTAAAGGGCTTAAATATTTTACTACGGGGTGGAAAATTACACTCTAATCATCGTTTTATAAAGCCTAATTTAAGACAAAATTTTTTTTATGATATAGCGAAAAAAGTTAGAGTGAGTATGGATATTTCAGATGGTTTAAATAAAGATTTATCAAGAATATTGTCTTTAAATTATCTTAATGTGAAATTTCTCAAAAAATTAGATAAATTTAGCCTAAATAGCGGGGAAGAATATGAAATTTTATTTGCTTTTGATAAAAAACACAAGGCATTTATACAAAATATGGCAAAAAAACATAGAGTTAAATTAAATATTTTTGCAAAAACAATAACGGGAAGGTATAAATTTTATGGAAGAGAACATCATTTTTAA
- the flgK gene encoding flagellar hook-associated protein FlgK, giving the protein MGIFDSLYTGVSGIKAAELQINTTGNNISNANAVFYTRQRAVQGTGMSIDRGGLHLGTGTQIDTIKRLHDEHSYYKLKNATTQQQYTDYLGKILQEASQRFPDMQGTGILQDYKNYYDAWNNFASNPSDGASKIDLVESANTLTKNIQKTLQDLDKMQQTINEEIRQTVDEINNIGQEIANINKQLENEEVLPTDNANQLRDRRDELELRLSKLVDAVAWKGKSTQDSTLESTMTDSGRYYDLSIQGFSIVNGSSFHPLKLDDNNPNGFFQIYYEVNDENRYDLTSKITGGQLGAQLDLRGRNYDGNHDTYSDGIIQDYKDMLNTFTKTLITQTNNVYAQAATDRVNSDDLKSLKPNNSLMGYDKNIQAGSFDLTVYNEKGEPVATRTIKIDVNTTIEDIIKQINANIDDNKNGKEGDDLNDYFKAFYHYDGQSDIGNFQINGLKKGYKIAFKDNGTNFPGALNVSSFFNGQDASSINVNSSIRNDPNSLKASSNGVDGNNDVANAMLQLQTQKVNFYNKDGTVDTLTLDGYYRKFTGQIASNAESNGFAHSTNMTVYNTVYAEYQSKSGVNTNEELASLIQYQASYGAAAKIVTTVDQMLDTLLGLKS; this is encoded by the coding sequence ATGGGAATTTTTGATAGCTTATATACAGGAGTTAGTGGAATTAAAGCTGCTGAACTCCAAATCAACACAACTGGTAATAATATCTCTAACGCAAATGCAGTATTTTATACTAGACAAAGAGCAGTACAAGGCACTGGAATGTCTATTGATAGAGGTGGCTTGCATTTAGGCACAGGAACTCAAATAGACACTATTAAAAGATTGCATGATGAGCATTCTTACTACAAATTAAAAAATGCTACAACCCAACAACAATACACAGATTACTTGGGAAAAATTTTACAAGAAGCAAGTCAAAGATTTCCTGATATGCAAGGAACTGGTATTTTACAAGATTATAAAAATTATTACGATGCTTGGAATAATTTTGCTTCTAATCCAAGTGATGGTGCAAGCAAAATAGATCTTGTTGAAAGCGCAAATACTCTTACAAAAAATATACAAAAAACTTTACAAGATCTAGATAAAATGCAACAGACTATCAATGAAGAAATTAGACAAACTGTAGATGAGATTAATAATATTGGTCAAGAAATTGCGAATATTAATAAACAACTTGAAAACGAAGAAGTTTTACCAACTGATAACGCAAATCAATTAAGAGATAGACGAGATGAGCTTGAGCTTAGACTTTCAAAATTAGTTGATGCAGTAGCTTGGAAAGGTAAAAGCACACAAGATAGCACTTTAGAATCAACTATGACAGATTCTGGAAGATATTATGATTTAAGCATTCAAGGATTTAGTATAGTAAATGGATCTAGTTTTCATCCTTTAAAATTAGATGATAATAATCCCAATGGTTTTTTCCAAATTTATTATGAAGTAAATGATGAAAATCGCTATGATTTAACAAGTAAAATTACCGGGGGACAACTTGGAGCACAACTTGATCTTAGAGGAAGAAATTATGATGGAAATCACGATACCTATAGTGATGGAATCATACAAGATTATAAAGATATGTTAAATACTTTTACTAAAACACTCATTACTCAAACCAACAATGTCTATGCTCAAGCAGCTACAGATAGAGTTAATTCAGATGACTTAAAAAGCTTAAAACCTAATAATTCTTTAATGGGTTATGATAAAAATATTCAAGCAGGAAGTTTTGATCTCACGGTTTATAATGAAAAAGGTGAGCCAGTTGCCACAAGAACTATAAAAATAGATGTTAATACTACCATAGAAGATATTATCAAGCAAATTAATGCAAATATTGATGATAATAAAAATGGTAAAGAAGGAGATGATTTAAATGACTATTTTAAGGCATTTTATCATTATGATGGACAAAGTGATATTGGAAATTTCCAAATCAATGGCTTAAAAAAAGGTTACAAGATAGCTTTTAAAGATAATGGCACAAATTTTCCAGGTGCTTTAAATGTATCTTCATTTTTTAATGGACAAGATGCTAGTAGTATCAATGTAAATTCAAGCATTAGAAATGATCCAAATAGCCTAAAAGCAAGCTCTAATGGAGTTGATGGAAACAATGATGTAGCCAATGCTATGCTACAACTTCAAACTCAAAAAGTAAATTTTTATAATAAAGATGGCACGGTAGATACTTTAACTTTAGATGGATATTATAGAAAATTTACAGGACAAATTGCATCAAATGCTGAAAGCAATGGTTTTGCACATTCAACCAATATGACAGTTTATAACACAGTCTATGCAGAATATCAATCAAAAAGTGGTGTAAATACCAATGAAGAGTTAGCTTCGCTTATACAATATCAAGCAAGCTATGGTGCTGCAGCTAAAATAGTAACCACCGTTGATCAAATGCTAGATACTCTTCTTGGTTTAAAATCTTAA
- a CDS encoding RsmD family RNA methyltransferase — translation MHKTQEYQSVKEFLKKYKEKESKQVNSKKQNQKIYTTIESGIYKGKKILLPNLDTTRSTKSIVKSCVFNVLRFSLQDKVFIEVFGGSALMALEARSNGCLKSYAIEKDKKAYEIASKNASSIDQDTICFNDDTFKKTPQIIQNSKEDIILYLDPPFDIREGFFDIYKKTLKLIENIKNSNVKIIIIEHHSTFKTPDKIQNYKKTKEKKFGSTTLSFYTLI, via the coding sequence ATGCATAAAACACAAGAATACCAAAGTGTTAAAGAGTTTTTAAAAAAATATAAAGAAAAAGAAAGCAAGCAAGTAAATTCAAAAAAGCAAAATCAAAAAATTTACACCACCATAGAAAGTGGAATCTATAAGGGTAAAAAAATTTTACTTCCTAATCTAGATACCACAAGAAGCACCAAAAGTATAGTAAAATCATGTGTTTTTAATGTTTTGCGTTTTTCTTTGCAAGATAAGGTTTTCATAGAAGTCTTTGGAGGAAGTGCTTTAATGGCACTAGAGGCAAGAAGTAATGGTTGTTTAAAAAGCTATGCTATAGAAAAAGACAAAAAAGCTTATGAAATAGCTTCAAAAAATGCCTCTAGCATTGATCAAGATACTATTTGTTTTAATGATGATACCTTTAAAAAAACACCACAAATCATTCAAAATTCTAAAGAAGATATCATCTTATACCTTGATCCGCCCTTTGATATTAGAGAAGGTTTTTTTGATATTTATAAAAAAACTTTAAAATTGATAGAAAATATAAAAAATTCTAATGTAAAAATCATCATCATAGAACACCACAGCACTTTTAAAACTCCGGATAAAATACAAAATTACAAAAAAACCAAAGAAAAAAAATTTGGTTCAACCACTCTAAGCTTTTACACTTTAATATAA
- a CDS encoding DUF5644 domain-containing protein: MKITLKIFRFDKNSDYLAYYKPYVYESNNFKRIYDVLVQIKKDDIYFDFEENPEACIKINQLAIRQRRILNNIIEQFGNELTIEPLDTKRATKDLIMDKSDFLEKLDLFKGLIDIHDVELYKQYDFLYYMSEVREFLPEYLGDSFFIFAYKMLLKYPEKTPQFLKLVADEDRGIYYHTKFTNFITSNALDYESYIKELKVMLVKSGLAKRIF; encoded by the coding sequence ATGAAAATAACTTTAAAAATTTTCCGTTTTGATAAAAATAGTGATTATTTAGCTTATTATAAACCTTATGTTTATGAAAGCAATAATTTTAAACGCATTTATGATGTTTTAGTTCAAATCAAAAAAGATGATATATATTTTGACTTTGAAGAAAATCCAGAAGCTTGTATTAAAATCAATCAATTAGCTATTCGACAAAGAAGAATTTTAAACAACATTATAGAGCAGTTTGGAAACGAGCTCACCATAGAACCACTTGATACAAAAAGAGCTACAAAAGATCTTATTATGGATAAAAGCGATTTTTTGGAAAAATTAGATCTTTTCAAAGGCCTTATTGATATTCACGATGTAGAACTTTATAAGCAATATGATTTTTTATATTATATGAGTGAGGTTAGGGAATTTTTACCTGAATATCTTGGTGATAGTTTTTTTATATTTGCTTATAAAATGTTATTAAAGTATCCAGAAAAAACTCCACAATTTTTAAAATTAGTAGCTGATGAAGATAGAGGAATTTACTATCATACTAAATTTACAAATTTTATTACCTCTAATGCACTTGATTATGAATCTTATATTAAAGAACTAAAAGTTATGCTTGTAAAATCAGGTTTAGCTAAAAGAATTTTCTAA
- a CDS encoding flagellar biosynthesis anti-sigma factor FlgM — protein sequence MINPIHQSYVAQVATNDLNKTENKENNKAKETQKVEESKVSLIASQIKNGEYKIDLQATSKAIADSLL from the coding sequence ATGATAAACCCTATACATCAAAGTTATGTAGCTCAAGTTGCTACCAATGATTTAAATAAAACAGAAAATAAAGAAAACAACAAGGCAAAAGAAACCCAAAAAGTAGAAGAAAGTAAAGTATCTTTGATTGCTTCTCAAATAAAAAATGGTGAGTATAAAATAGATTTACAAGCCACTTCAAAAGCAATAGCGGATTCTTTATTATAA
- a CDS encoding flagellar basal body P-ring protein FlgI gives MRILLFFIAFSISLYAATIKELTNVVGVRDNQLIGYGLVVGLNGSGDGTSSEFTLQSISNMLQGMNVKVSPGDIKSKNTAAVMVTAKLPAFARSGDKLDVSVASLGDAKSLQGGTLLMTALKGVDGEIYAVAQGSLAIGGLSPRPGAAGTHSTSANVINGAVVEREIPQNFSQNDDLILSLKEADFKTANNIERVLNAVFDTDIAKALDSRTIKLVKPEEFSHVEFMARVLEQDIAYTPESKVIIDERTGTIVAGVNIEVEPILITHKDITIKIDPNNNTALAQNEIDMKDGGILDPVSNTLKITNTKTTVANIARMLNKLGAAPNDIIAIMQNLKRAGAISAELEVI, from the coding sequence ATGAGAATATTATTATTTTTCATAGCTTTTAGCATTAGTTTATATGCAGCTACTATCAAAGAATTAACCAATGTAGTAGGAGTTAGAGATAACCAACTTATAGGATATGGCTTGGTTGTTGGTTTAAACGGAAGTGGTGATGGAACAAGTAGTGAATTTACCCTACAATCAATCTCAAATATGCTTCAAGGTATGAATGTAAAAGTTAGTCCAGGAGATATCAAATCAAAAAATACAGCAGCTGTAATGGTAACAGCAAAACTTCCTGCTTTTGCAAGAAGTGGGGATAAGCTTGATGTTAGCGTGGCTTCACTAGGCGATGCTAAATCTTTACAAGGCGGAACCTTACTTATGACTGCTTTAAAAGGTGTAGATGGTGAAATTTATGCAGTAGCTCAAGGTTCATTAGCTATTGGTGGGCTTAGCCCAAGACCAGGTGCTGCAGGAACACACTCAACTTCAGCTAATGTTATCAATGGTGCAGTTGTCGAAAGAGAAATTCCACAAAATTTTAGTCAAAATGATGATTTAATACTAAGTTTAAAAGAAGCTGATTTTAAAACAGCAAATAATATAGAAAGAGTTTTAAATGCTGTTTTTGATACAGATATAGCAAAAGCTTTAGATTCTAGAACTATCAAACTCGTTAAACCTGAAGAATTTTCTCATGTTGAATTTATGGCTAGGGTTTTAGAACAAGATATAGCTTATACTCCTGAAAGCAAAGTTATAATTGATGAGAGAACTGGCACTATCGTAGCTGGGGTAAATATAGAAGTAGAACCTATATTAATCACCCATAAAGATATTACTATAAAAATCGATCCAAATAACAATACAGCATTAGCACAAAATGAAATAGATATGAAAGATGGTGGAATTTTAGATCCTGTTTCAAATACTTTAAAAATCACAAACACCAAAACAACAGTAGCAAATATAGCAAGAATGCTAAATAAACTTGGAGCGGCTCCAAATGATATTATAGCTATCATGCAAAATCTAAAAAGAGCTGGTGCAATTAGTGCTGAATTAGAGGTGATATAA
- a CDS encoding ornithine carbamoyltransferase, with the protein MKIAIECKDLILEKTLETILKEFLVMKKDCDFIISDEKINTQKPQFIINKKSNFLTLPFNTEELLCALNDFNTSLQNIAYKIAMREKKIMNQKCEAILEKLRQESHEKIDAIFDFYKTELKNLIKEENHNA; encoded by the coding sequence ATGAAAATTGCCATTGAATGTAAAGATTTAATTTTAGAAAAAACTTTAGAGACAATTTTAAAAGAATTTTTAGTGATGAAAAAAGATTGTGATTTTATCATTAGTGATGAAAAAATTAACACACAAAAACCACAATTTATTATTAATAAAAAATCAAATTTTCTAACATTACCTTTTAATACAGAAGAATTGCTTTGTGCTTTAAATGATTTCAATACAAGTTTGCAAAACATTGCTTATAAAATTGCTATGCGAGAAAAAAAAATCATGAATCAAAAATGTGAAGCTATTTTAGAAAAATTGCGTCAAGAAAGTCATGAAAAAATCGATGCAATATTTGATTTTTATAAAACAGAGCTAAAAAACCTTATCAAAGAAGAAAATCATAATGCATAA